A window from Apostichopus japonicus isolate 1M-3 chromosome 2, ASM3797524v1, whole genome shotgun sequence encodes these proteins:
- the LOC139977573 gene encoding F-box only protein 4-like encodes MFGDEKTISEVSALIEKQNNSSTFQDLYAALPLDWQLFRLSEKVTQPHEAEYHCSTEMGHRTMNQQSPVFNTPVHVLLTILSHLDAKSLCNLSQTCWLFHSLCEDHLLWKQLLSNDKLKWKEVGHATNPTSAFHADMTFKSIYLRCSPDIRRKEKFNFLQIPRLIKSYFPVQSPKVAVFGPGLDSDTSVIVRKMLNTHENEVFCNKGPFPAMFPGSVGTGFTISVSDGAASHDMRMITLYSGTKKSREISPLENRSQRSRLLRRVAEDGEYEPTPTIKQLCGNVNAFICVVESSQELQSVSGCMEELHCLMDLKWTPHTSPLLVLSCIPNHDTTRIPCVTIAEQLKLNQLVRQWKVVDGVVSDLQGISSGVRWLIDTAHGRA; translated from the exons ATGTTTGGCGACGAAAAGACCATTAGTGAAGTCAGTGCACTCATCGAGAAGCAAAACAACTCATCTACGTTTCAAGATTTGTACGCTGCGTTGCCCTTGGACTGGCAACTCTTCAGGTTGTCGGAGAAAGTAACACAACCGCACGAAGCCGAGTATCACTGTAGTACAGAAATGGGGCATCGAACAATGAATCAACAATCGCCTGTTTTTAATACACCA GTCCATGTGCTGTTAACCATCCTGTCTCACTTGGATGCAAAATCTCTCTGTAACCTCAGCCAGACTTGTTGGTTATTCCATTCTCTTTGTGAGGACCACCTTCTGTGGAAACAGCTTCTTAGTAATGATAAATTAAAGTGGAAGGAGGTGGGACATGCAACTAATCCAACATCAGCCTTCCATGCAGATATGACCTTCAAGAGCAT ATATTTACGGTGCAGCCCAGACATCAGAAGGAAAGAGAAGTTCAACTTTCTGCAAATACCACGTCTCATCAAATCGTACTTCCCGGTGCAATCCCCAAAGGTTGCCGTGTTTGGCCCTGGTTTGGACTCGGATACTTCCGTCATTGTCAGGAAAATGTTAAACACACATGAGAATGAAGTATTTTGCAATAAAGGACCATTTCCAGCTATGTTTCCGGGAA GTGTAGGAACTGGTTTTACTATCTCTGTGTCTGATGGAGCAGCCTCCCATGACATGAGGATGATAACATTGTACAGTGGTACAAA AAAATCCCGAGAAATTTCTCCTTTGGAGAATCGGTCACAGAGAAGCAGGTTGCTAAGGAGAGTCGCAGAGGATGGGGAGTACGAACCGACTCCAACTATTAAACAGCTCTGTGGAAACGTAAATGCTTTTATTTGTGTCGTGGAATCATCACAGGAACTGCAGTCAG TATCTGGGTGCATGGAAGAACTACATTGTCTAATGGATCTGAAATGGACACCCCATACATCCCCACTGCTGGTCCTGTCCTGCATACCTAACCATGACACCACACGGATACCGTGCGTAACTATAGCAGAACAACTGAAACTTAACCAGCTTGTTAGGCAGTGGAAG GTAGTAGATGGTGTAGTGTCCGATCTCCAAGGAATCAGTTCCGGTGTAAGATGGTTGATTGACACAGCTCATGGGCGGGCTTGA
- the LOC139977597 gene encoding large ribosomal subunit protein eL37A-like: protein MTKGTSSFGKRHNKSHTFCRRCGRRSYHIQKSRCSSCGYPAKKKRRYNWSFKAIRRRTTGTGRMRHLKLVQRRFKNGFREGTKAKPKQRGPAAAGTAKP, encoded by the exons ATG ACGAAAGGTACATCCAGTTTTGGTAAGAGGCACAACAAGTCTCATACCTTCTGCCGACGATGTGGCAGAAGGAGCTACCACATACAAAAAAGTAGATGTTCAAGTTGTGGATATCCCGCTAAAAAGAAGAGGAGAT ACAACTGGAGCTTTAAGGCTATCAGAAGAAGGACTACTGGCACTGGTAGGATGAGGCATCTCAAGTTGGTGCAGAGGCGATTTAA GAATGGTTTCCGTGAAGGCACAAAGGCCAAACCCAAGCAGAGGGGTCCCGCAGCAGCAGGCACAGCGAAGCCATAG
- the LOC139977585 gene encoding armadillo repeat-containing protein 7-like → MFQTEEEMKRRTPRGSLDRLAYLQQLVTEFQTTDSKVCKQEVLANLGNFAYDPMNFDNLRRLNVADLFLDMLTEDDDKLVEFGVSGLCNLALDKELKSYINENDGVGQVQQCLLSKTPETVLSAITCLMFLMTPSSKKEICSSETLSKIAAFSESEDRRLRNLAHVFFQDCCTAEQRRRYLKETPDDETNQGIVPS, encoded by the exons ATGTTTCAAACGGAGGAAGAAATGAAGAGGCGTACCCCTAGAGGATCTTTAGATAGACTTGCCTACCTTCAACAACTTGTTACCGAATTTCAAACAACTGACAGTAAAG TTTGCAAACAGGAGGTATTGGCTAACTTGGGAAACTTTGCCTACGACCCAATGAACTTTGATAATCTTCGGCGGTTAAATGTGGCAGACTTATTTCTTG ACATGTTAACAGAGGATGATGACAAACTTGTAGAGTTTGGAGTATCTGGGCTTTGTAACCTGGCCTTGG ATAAAGAGTTAAAGTCATACATCAATGAGAATGATGGCGTTGGCCAAGTTCAGCAGTGCTTATTGAG CAAAACTCCAGAAACGGTGTTGTCAGCAATTACATGTCTTATGTTTCTGATGACGCCATCATCGAAGAAAG AAATATGTTCTTCTGAGACGCTCTCCAAAATAGCAGCTTTCTCTGAATCAGAAGATAGACGGTTAAGAAATCTGGCGCATGTTTTCTTTCAA GATTGCTGTACAGCCGAACAGAGACGCAGGTATCTGAAGGAAACTCCCGACGACGAAACAAATCAAGGAATCGTACCATCCTGA